CAAAATCTAAATGAAATCCAAAAAGCACACCTCGACCCTCTTGTGGTCTTGGAGTGCTCTTCATATCAAAACCCCGATTCCATGTTCGGGGGCATTTATCCTTCTTCCAGCTGCGCTTCCTGCATGGCCAGTTCAATCAATTCTGCCTGATGGGCAGCATTCCATTCGGGAATCCCGGAACGCATGAACTCTTCGGCATCCATTGCCGCTTTGGACTGGTTGCAGAGATTGCAGGCGCAGACACAGTTAAGTGGGGTGGTATGTCCACCTTTGGCACGCGGCAGCAGATGGTCGATTGTATCCCCATACGATCCACAGAAGTAACAGGTGTAGTGATCCCGCGTCAGAATATATCGCTTAAAATCCTTGTTGCTGAACAATCGGCGAATCGTGTATCGATTGACCACCACAGCAGCTTTTTCCTTCACCAGCGTGACCGCAAGCTCCATGTCCACTTCCTGATGCCAGCGTCTGCCCTTGTCGGTCTTGCCTCGCATCCGTACCATGCCTTGCCGGTTGGTCCGGAGCGAAGCCGGATCTTCCGGGTCGATAGCGACCGGGGCCGCCGGCGTCTGGCGGCGGGGACGGCCGTCCATGCCAGCCCCGTGACTACGGCTGGCATGCGCGGGTCGCTGCCCGGATGCACCGCGGGCAGCGTCTTCGCCGTTCGCCTTGGGCGCACGCTCCTTGCGCGCCTGGCGCGGCTTGGCCCCTGGCGAGCCAGGCTGGCGCACGGGCGCAGGAGGCCCTGCCTCCGCAGCAGCCCCCAGCGCTTGCCCCGGCTCGCGCCTGGTGGCGGCAGGCTGTGCCTCCGCCGCCGTAGGTGCAACGACCGTGGTGGCATCGCCACGGTCGCTCAGTGCCGGCGCATGGGCCTCAGCAGCTACGCTGCGGGTCTGCCCTGCGCCGGGCGCGAGCGCGCCAACACGCTTGCGGCGCCGCTTACGCTTGCTTTTGGCTGCGGTCGGTTGATCCGCAGCCATGGGCTCTGCTGCCGGGCCTTGCGGCTCAGCAGGCAGCAGAGCTTGGTGGGCCGCCGCAGCTTGTTCGGCGGCCTGCCCTGCAGCGGCAGCTCGCGCGCCAGCCCGCTGTGCAGTGCCCTTATCATTCGCAGCAGCATGACCCTCCTGCGAATGCCCTTCTTCCCCATGCCAGCGCTCACCTGGCTGTGGCTTATCTCCTACCTCACCCGCCAAACCATCCTGCTCCAGACTAGCCTCTTTCTGCTCATTACCTTTCATTCCCTCTATACGCTTGCTCTTCCTCCGTCTTCTCCGCTTCTTCCGAATTCCCGAAGAATAGGGAGAAGAAATCACCAAGTCAGCATGTTCATCGCCATCCGAAGATGTCGAATCCAATGTAGGTTGAAGCACCCGACTTCGATCTGGCGCAGCTGCCATAGCAGATCCCTGCTCCATACCATGAGCGATCTGACCTGCTTCATTTTTCGCAGAGACAGACGGTCTGGCAGTAACCGCACGGGTCACCATGCCATCCCGTTGACGCTCTATCTGTTCACCTGTGTCCTCGATTGAACGAGTACCGTGATCAGCCTGTCCACCATGCTGACGACAGCTGCGGCAGGCTCCCCGCCTGGCTCCGGGACCTGCCCGCTTTCCGGTTCTGCGCCGGAATTCGGACATCGGCCGCTGTTGTCCGCAATACATACATGTTTTGCTCAGTCGCGCTTCTTGTTCCGTCTTTCCTTGCCGGAAAGGGGCTGGACCCGTCTCCATGTTGTCACCTCGGTTCCGTATGAATCCGGTTTCTTTCTATTGTATCACATCTGCTCGTGAACACCCTCATGGCCATAGGCCTGATAATCTTTCGAGTTGTACTCCTGTGTCTGTTCATTACATTCGTGAAGAATGTGTTCCACATATTCCAATATATCCTGCATCGGTCTCCCGCATTTTTCGCATGTTGTCATGTTATTCACCTTAACCCTGTTATCTATAATGTATTATCGTTCCGCCTTATGATTACCCTTCAACCAGGAAAAAGAAACACTCGTTCCCCATATCTAGCATATCCGTATAGATAAAAAAAACGCTTCTTGTTCTCCCCTAAGGTCGACCAAGAAACGGTTTATTATTCCTGTATTGGAAAAGATCTTATCGAACGTCCAGTTGTCCCGATTTCTGTTGAGGTACCAGTCGCGGTTTCGGTTTCGGCAGATTGCCAAAGATGACCCATGCATATGGAACGAACCTTGCCGTCAATCCAACGACAATCCACGAAGCGATCAGAGCTACACCGAATCCTCCGGCATACCAAAGATGCACTAACCAGGAGACTCCTGTTTGCGGTGGAAATTCACGATACACCAGCAGGAAGAAGGGATGGATCAGATAGATCCCAAACGACAGAGCCCCAAGCCGGTTTAACGGCTTCACGATCAGTGATGGCCCTTTGCGATAGAGCAGATAAGCGACCTGGATCAGTACAAGCGCACAGGCGAAAGTATGAACATTCCAGAAGAATTCATACCACAGTGTGTTATACGTTGCGATCTTCAGACGCAGCAGATAATAGATATACACATGTCCAAGTCCGGCAATGATCCACACCGCCCAGAGCAGAATCCATGAAGCTACGCGCCCTTTGGTTGCATTGGCCCGGCTGATGACGAACCATTGCTTGATTTTAGGGAAATACACCCCAATAAAAGCACCCAGCATAAAATAGGAAAAATACGAGAACGCCCAGCTTCCCTTGTTGGGTACCTGGAATCCATATTTATTACTTACGATGAATGCCCATTGAATCAATAATCCAATCGGTACAGACCATTTCACCACAGAAGGATATTTCTTAAGCAGCCATAATACCAATGGGAATAACAGATAGAATTGCATATTAATGAATACAAAGTACAGATGAGTATATGCTTTCCCCGTAAACAACTTCGTTATGAAGCTTACAGTCGATTCGCCGAACGGTCGACCCTGATAGTGCGTAAAGTGCAGGATAACAAAATACATCAATGAGAACAGGAAATATGGAAGCAAAATATACACGAATCTTTTCTTGTAAAAGTTACTCACGAGTTTCTTGTCCAGCGGACGGGAATAATAGTTATAGAACAGCACGAAACTACTCATAAAAATAAAGGTTGGCGTACCATATTTCATAAATATATTGATAAAGTTGTACAGCCAGTAGTAGCCTGAGCCCGTCATGTCCACCGTCGCATAAGACGTGGAATGCACGCACAGTACGCCGATAATTGCCATGGCACGTACCAGATTCAGCTCTGGAATTCGCTCTCTTTTCAGTGTTTCACTCATGTTCAGGTTTCTCCTTCATGTGTTCGTCAATATGTCAGATATGACTTAATACATTAAAGCTCTCTATCTATTAAAAGCCATATTGCTTAAGAAGGGTAGTCCAATTTCTTAATAATTCCTAAATTTTCAACACATTTCACACTATTTTCATGTCTATATATGTAAAAAAGACCGCGAGTACGCGGTCTTTCCAACATCCTGCTTACAACCAAATAATTGTTGGTTCAACCGGATGAGAATGGTAAATTTGGGTTAGAGGCATAAACCTGCCCTGCCTGAGTCTACTTCCCACGACTCGCCAGAATCTGTTTGTACACCTCAATTGCTGCCTGTCTCGATGCCTTCAGATCCACAATGGCATCTTTGCGCGGCTGATGGATGTCTTTGCAGTGCAAGTCTTTCAATTCAGGCAACCACTTGCGAATATAATCGCCTTGCGGATCATATTTCTCGGATTGCGTTACCGGGTTGTTCACCCGAAAATACGGAGCCGCATTCTCCCCAAGCGAGGCACACCATAGCCAGTTACCACGGTTCTGAATGTTATCATAGTCACTCAGCTTGCGCCTGAAATAGGCTTCACCCAATGTAAACGGGCATTGCAGGTTTTTGGTGAGAAACATCGCCGTGAGAATCCGCAACCGGTTCGGCATATGTCCGGTTTCATTCAGTTCCGTCATGGCTGCATCAATAATCGGAATGCCCGTCTCCGCCCTGCACCACCGTTCAAAATGATCGTCATGGAGAGACGAGAGATCGTACACCTTTTCATATGTAAAATAGTGACTCTCATAGACCGCCCGATACAGATAGAAGTCGCGGAAACACAGCTGCCTGATCCACTCTCCAGCTTCCGCCGTGCGATTCGCGGCATCGTACATTTTGCGGATAGACACGGCTCCAACCGCTACATACGAGCTGAGATGACTCGGCTCGTAAGCCTCATACTCATCTCGATGATCCCCATATTCAGCAATTCGATCCGATAAGAATTGATCCAGTAGCAGATG
The window above is part of the Paenibacillus sp. 1781tsa1 genome. Proteins encoded here:
- a CDS encoding acyltransferase: MSETLKRERIPELNLVRAMAIIGVLCVHSTSYATVDMTGSGYYWLYNFINIFMKYGTPTFIFMSSFVLFYNYYSRPLDKKLVSNFYKKRFVYILLPYFLFSLMYFVILHFTHYQGRPFGESTVSFITKLFTGKAYTHLYFVFINMQFYLLFPLVLWLLKKYPSVVKWSVPIGLLIQWAFIVSNKYGFQVPNKGSWAFSYFSYFMLGAFIGVYFPKIKQWFVISRANATKGRVASWILLWAVWIIAGLGHVYIYYLLRLKIATYNTLWYEFFWNVHTFACALVLIQVAYLLYRKGPSLIVKPLNRLGALSFGIYLIHPFFLLVYREFPPQTGVSWLVHLWYAGGFGVALIASWIVVGLTARFVPYAWVIFGNLPKPKPRLVPQQKSGQLDVR
- a CDS encoding deoxyribodipyrimidine photo-lyase, which translates into the protein MKLFIHRKDLRTDDLAAFDYLREHEEESVHVLIYDSFLLRQGREKEHSGVNFRQHAAALGRQYLEAKRKLHVVYGKPAEVVDFILNEFKGEIDEIVVHRDMTPYAIERDRAIRKVSEAHEVSFTQLTDHLLMDLNGFANFTGKSEPYKVFAAFHRRWVEFMNEHPNPPSATTVAELRVSDRPIEWPDVMRVPSELLEDSGSNDEDPHLLLDQFLSDRIAEYGDHRDEYEAYEPSHLSSYVAVGAVSIRKMYDAANRTAEAGEWIRQLCFRDFYLYRAVYESHYFTYEKVYDLSSLHDDHFERWCRAETGIPIIDAAMTELNETGHMPNRLRILTAMFLTKNLQCPFTLGEAYFRRKLSDYDNIQNRGNWLWCASLGENAAPYFRVNNPVTQSEKYDPQGDYIRKWLPELKDLHCKDIHQPRKDAIVDLKASRQAAIEVYKQILASRGK